In one Papio anubis isolate 15944 chromosome 11, Panubis1.0, whole genome shotgun sequence genomic region, the following are encoded:
- the ADAM8 gene encoding disintegrin and metalloproteinase domain-containing protein 8 isoform X11, producing the protein MSLGPQGTTSLCTFGRTGPLLLPGPCGGAPGLSRQPQHLCRPQDQATLKPTAHPAPASLRGFFQVGSDLHLIEPLDEGGEGGRHAVYQAEHLLQTAGTCGVSDDSLGSLLGPRTAAVFRPQPGGSLPSRETRYVELYVVADNAEFQMLGSEAAVRHRVLEVVNHVDKLYQKLNFRVVLVGLEIWNRQDRFYVSPDPNVTLENLLAWQARRLTQRHLQDNVQLITGVDFTGTTVGLARVSAMCSHSSGAVNQDHSKNPVGVACTMAHEMGHNLGMDHDENVQGCRCREPSEAGRCIMAGSIGSAFPRMFSDCSQAYLEGFLERPQSACLANAPDLSHLVGGPVCGNLFVERGEQCDCGPPEDCRNRCCNSTTCQLAEGAQCAHGTCCQECRVKPAGEPCRPKKDTCDLEEFCDGRHPECPEDAFQENGTPCFGGYCYNGTCPTLTQQCQAFWGPGGRAAEESCFSYDILPGCKTSWYRADMCGVLQCKGGQHPPGRTSCILNHVCHALTTEDGTAYELVPEGTRCGPEKGHWLRDASYPRFAGNNVARTYTFTDPETAPPSATATGYVWPLGTVPQPRGVCGLSGQCHNHGVCNHKQECHCHAGWAPPYCAKLLTEVHAASGSLPVIVAVVLVLLAVVVTLAGIIVYRKARSRILSRNATPKTTTGLSNPLFHQAASRMPAKQGAPAPTRGPQEQVPTTHAGQPARHLASSVALKRPPPAPPATVSRPPFPVPVYAQQAPKQVIKPTFAPPAPPVKPGAGATKPGPAESAVGPKVALKPPIQRKQGAGAPTAP; encoded by the exons ATGTCCTTGGGGCCACAGGGCACAACTTCACTCTGCACCTTCGGAAGAACAG GACCACTGCTTCTACCAGGGCCATGTGGAGGGGCACCCGGACTCAGCCGCCAGCCTCAGCACCTGTGCCGGCCTCAG GACCAGGCCACTCTGAAGCCCACGGCACACCCGGCTCCCGCTTCCCTCAGGGGTTTCTTCCAGGTGGGCTCAGACCTGCACCTGATCGAGCCCCTGGATGAAGGTGGAGAGGGTGGGCGGCACGCCGTGTACCAGGCCGAGCACCTCCTGCAGACAGCTGGGACCTGCGGGGTCAGTGACGACAGCCTGGGCAGCCTCCTGGGGCCCCGGACGGCAGCCGTCTTCAGGCCTCAGCCCGGG GGCTCTCTGCCGTCCCGAGAGACGCGCTATGTGGAGCTCTATGTGGTCGCGGACAATGCAGAG TTCCAGATGCTGGGGAGCGAAGCAGCCGTGCGCCATCGGGTGCTGGAGGTGGTGAACCACGTGGACAAG CTATATCAGAAACTCAACTTCCGTGTGGTCCTGGTGGGCCTGGAGATTTGGAATCGTCAGGACAGGTTCTACGTCAGCCCCGACCCCAATGTCACACTGGAGAACCTCCTGGCCTGGCAGGCACGGCGGCTGACACAGCGGCACCTGCAGGACAACGTGCAGCTCATCAC GGGCGTCGACTTCACTGGGACCACCGTGGGGCTTGCCAGGGTGTCTGCCATGTGCTCCCACAGCTCAGGGGCTGTGAACCAG GACCACAGCAAGAACCCCGTGGGCGTGGCCTGCACCATGGCCCACGAGATGGGCCACAACCTGGGCATGGACCACGACGAGAACGTCCAGGGCTGCCGCTGCCGGGAACCCTCTGAGGCCGGCCGCTGCATTATGGCGGGCAGCATTGG CTCCGCGTTCCCCAGGATGTTCAGTGACTGCAGCCAGGCCTACCTGGAGGGCTTTTTGGAGCGGCCACAGTCGGCCTGCCTTGCCAACGCCCCTGACCTCAGCCACCTGGTGGGCGGCCCTGTGTGCGGGAACCTGTTTGTAGAGCGTGGGGAGCAGTGCGACTGCGGCCCCCCCGAG GACTGCCGGAACCGCTGCTGCAACTCTACCACCTGCCAGCTGGCTGAGGGGGCCCAGTGTGCGCACGGTACCTGCTGCCAGGAGTGCAGG GTGAAGCCAGCTGGTGAGCCGTGCCGTCCCAAGAAGGACACATGTGACCTCGAGGAGTTCTGTGACGGCCGGCACCCTGAGTGCCCAGAAGACGCCTTCCAGGAGAACGGCACGCCCTGCTTCGGGGGCTACTGCTACAACGGGACCTGCCCCACACTGACCCAGCAGTGCCAGGCCTTCTGGGGGCCAG GTGGGCGGGCTGCCGAGGAGTCCTGCTTCTCCTATGACATCCTACCAGGCTGCAAGACCAGCTGGTACAG GGCTGACATGTGTGGCGTTCTGCAGTGCAAGGGCGGGCAGCATCCCCCGGGGCGCACCAGCTGCATCCTGAACCATGTGTGCCACGCACTCACCACAGAGGATGGCACTGCCTATGAGCTAGTGCCCGAGGGCACCCGGTGTGGACCAGAGAAG GGACACTGGCTGAGAGACGCCTCCTACCCCAGGTTTGCTGGAAACAACGTTGCCAGGACTTACACGTTTACAGATCCAGAAACTGCTCCGCCCAGTGCCACAGCCACGGGGTATGTGTGGCCCCTCGGGACAGTGCCACAGCCACGGGGTGTGTGTGGCCTCTCGGGACAGTGCCACAACCACGGG GTGTGCAACCACAAGCAGGAGTGCCACTGCCACGCGGGCTGGGCCCCGCCCTACTGCGCGAAGCTGCTGACCGAGGTGCATGCAG CATCCGGGAGCCTCCCTGTCATCGTGGCGGTGGTTCTGGTGCTCCTGGCAGTTGTGGTCACCCTGGCAGGCATCATCGTCTACCGCAAAGCCCGGAGCCGCATCCTGAGCAG GAATGCGACTCCCAAGACCACCACGGGGCTCTCCAACCCCCTGTTTCACCAGGCTGCCAGCCGCATGCCGGCCAAGCAGGGGGCTCCGGCCCCAACCAGGGGCCCCCAAGAGCAGGTCCCCACCACCCACGCAGGCCAGCCCGCCAGACACCTGGCCTCCTCGGTGGCTCTGAAGAGGCCACCCCCTGCT CCTCCGGCCACTGTGTCCAGGCCACCCTTCCCAGTTCCTGTCTATGCCCAGCAGGCACCAAAGCAG GTCATCAAGCCGACATTCGCGCCCCCAGCACCCCCAGTCAAACCCGGGGCTGGTGCAACCAAGCCTGGTCCAGCTGAG AGTGCTGTTGGCCCAAAGGTTGCCCTGAAGCCCCCCATCCAGAGGAAGCAAGGGGCTGGAGCTCCCACTGCACCCTAG